From Segatella copri, the proteins below share one genomic window:
- the rplS gene encoding 50S ribosomal protein L19 has translation MDLIKVAEEAFATGKKFPEFKAGDTITVAYKIVEGTKERIQLYRGVVIKISGHGDKKRFTVRKMSGTVGVERIFPIESPAIDSIEVNKHGKVRRAKLYYLRKLTGKKARIAEKKTVAKGAE, from the coding sequence ATGGATTTGATTAAAGTTGCTGAAGAAGCATTTGCAACCGGCAAGAAGTTCCCTGAGTTCAAGGCAGGTGATACTATCACAGTCGCTTACAAAATCGTCGAGGGTACTAAGGAGCGTATCCAGCTCTACCGTGGTGTTGTTATCAAGATCTCTGGTCATGGTGACAAGAAGCGTTTTACAGTTCGCAAGATGTCTGGTACAGTAGGTGTTGAGCGTATCTTCCCTATCGAGTCACCAGCTATCGATTCTATCGAGGTGAACAAGCATGGTAAGGTTCGTCGCGCTAAGTTGTATTACTTGCGTAAGCTTACTGGTAAGAAGGCTCGTATCGCTGAGAAGAAGACTGTAGCTAAGGGTGCAGAATAA
- a CDS encoding 5'-nucleotidase C-terminal domain-containing protein: MKKKNSIKIYLASAVMLLMASPAFAQKYKVAKVERTRILVDQKWDAQPDAEAARFIAPYKSKVDSIMGPVVGHIAHDMTRHRPESELSNLLCDILVWGGKQFEEQPVFAVYNMGGIRSNLAKGKVTVGDVNDMAPFENKICFLTLKGDKVLELFRQIAHRGGEGLSHAVRMVITKEGKLKSVTLNGEPVDPEKSYRVATLDYLAEGNDQLVAFKSGTEVFAPKQKENNVRYIIMNYFREMKAQGKMVESKIEGRCVVE; the protein is encoded by the coding sequence ATGAAGAAAAAAAATAGTATCAAGATTTACCTTGCTTCGGCAGTCATGCTGCTGATGGCAAGTCCGGCTTTCGCCCAGAAATACAAGGTGGCGAAGGTGGAGAGAACCCGAATATTGGTTGATCAGAAATGGGATGCACAGCCTGATGCTGAGGCTGCCAGGTTTATCGCTCCTTATAAGAGTAAGGTAGACAGTATCATGGGCCCTGTTGTAGGTCATATAGCTCATGATATGACCCGCCACCGTCCGGAGAGCGAACTCAGTAACTTGCTCTGTGACATCCTGGTATGGGGTGGCAAGCAGTTTGAAGAACAGCCGGTTTTCGCTGTTTACAATATGGGTGGCATCCGTTCTAATCTTGCCAAGGGTAAGGTTACTGTAGGCGATGTGAACGATATGGCTCCTTTCGAGAACAAGATCTGTTTCCTGACCCTGAAGGGCGATAAGGTTCTGGAACTCTTCCGGCAGATAGCTCATCGTGGCGGCGAAGGCTTGAGTCATGCTGTTAGAATGGTTATCACCAAGGAGGGCAAGCTGAAGAGCGTTACGCTGAACGGTGAACCTGTTGATCCGGAGAAGAGTTACCGTGTTGCAACCCTCGATTATCTTGCCGAAGGTAATGACCAGCTCGTAGCCTTCAAGAGCGGAACCGAGGTCTTTGCTCCTAAGCAGAAAGAGAACAATGTGCGCTACATCATCATGAATTATTTCCGTGAGATGAAGGCACAGGGCAAGATGGTGGAATCTAAGATTGAAGGCCGCTGCGTGGTAGAATAG
- a CDS encoding bifunctional metallophosphatase/5'-nucleotidase, translating into MMQPAAVQAKAKNEAKVVKQLVVLHTNDTHSCVMPINPNLADTATANRGGFLRRVAMISQERKANPDLLLFDSGDFSQGSPYYSLFKGDVEVGLMNEMKYDAATIGNHEFDFGIDNMVRIFKMAKFPIVCSNYDFTGTELANIVKPYTIIKRKGLKIGVFGLCPELAGLVTEANYGCIKYLDPIAKAKEMTEILKKKEKCDVIICISHLGWKIDGIDDSEVAPATRDIDLILGGHSHTYFKQLEYLNNLDGKPVPIDQNGKSAIWVGKMTLDIVKNK; encoded by the coding sequence ATGATGCAGCCGGCAGCCGTTCAGGCTAAAGCTAAGAACGAGGCAAAGGTGGTAAAGCAGCTCGTAGTGCTCCATACCAACGATACGCATTCATGCGTAATGCCCATCAATCCGAATCTCGCAGATACGGCTACTGCCAATCGTGGCGGTTTCCTCCGTAGGGTGGCGATGATCAGTCAGGAACGTAAGGCGAATCCCGACTTGCTGCTCTTTGACAGTGGCGATTTCTCGCAGGGTTCACCTTATTACTCTCTCTTCAAGGGAGATGTGGAAGTAGGACTGATGAACGAGATGAAATATGATGCTGCTACCATCGGCAACCATGAGTTTGATTTCGGAATAGACAACATGGTGCGCATCTTCAAGATGGCGAAGTTTCCTATCGTCTGCTCCAACTATGATTTCACTGGTACCGAACTGGCAAATATCGTAAAGCCTTATACCATTATCAAGCGCAAGGGACTGAAGATTGGCGTTTTCGGCTTGTGTCCGGAACTTGCCGGTCTGGTAACTGAAGCCAACTATGGCTGCATCAAGTATCTCGATCCTATCGCCAAGGCAAAGGAAATGACAGAGATATTGAAGAAGAAAGAGAAGTGTGATGTCATCATCTGCATCTCCCACCTGGGCTGGAAGATAGATGGCATCGACGATTCTGAGGTAGCCCCAGCCACCCGTGACATCGACCTGATACTGGGCGGTCATAGCCATACCTACTTCAAGCAGTTGGAGTATCTGAATAACCTCGATGGCAAACCGGTGCCAATCGACCAGAACGGCAAGAGCGCCATCTGGGTAGGAAAAATGACATTGGATATTGTGAAGAATAAATAA